The DNA window GAGGAAATTACAACTTTTGGACCCATTTCACAACTTATCCCTTGCTGCATTAAAATATCTACTTAAAGAGGACACCAATAACGAAGATGACATGGCAAATCTACTAGCACTTACAATTCATATTCAATCAAGTTGGTTCCCAAATGATAAGGAAAGCTTGCTGCTTTTTTTAGATCAACAATGGGAATCAATTTTAACGTCTAATGGCTCAAGAAAGTCAGTATACCTTGAAACAGTAGTTGAATTAGTTTCAAATGAAACATTGAAGATTATACCACCATCAATATTTAAATCAGTGATCTCCCATGTTAtagataataatgaaaaatacgATCCTACAAAGTTAAATTCGTTGATTTTACATTTGGATCCAAATTGTTGGGATGTAGACTACTTGTGCAAACTCATGAGAAACCTGAATTTGCAAAATCAAATGTTATTATGCTACGTGTGGAATATCAAGTTTGACGACTTCGTAACGCCATTAGTTGATCTGCTAAAGTGGATTAGAGATGGAAACACTTCCAATACAGAAATATTCCACAGTGAAGAGGAGCCGGATTTTGTTTTTGACTACATCAAATACTTACTATTAGGGAATTACTATCCTTCAAATGAATCGcttttaccattttcaaaacaaGCCAAGGTTAAAAGTCAGCTTTGTTACATTATATTCAATGGTGTGTGCATCAACTGGCCATACAGCACTTCCAATAGGTTCTCAGCAACGCAAGGAGAACAGCCATCGTTCCCATACTTTAACTTATTATTGCACTTTAATGCACCAAAATTTCTGGATGTATTAACTGCCATTTTGGAGGATTCCTTTTttagtgaagaagaagaggaaaatgaTGATTATTACGGTGAACATAACTCTTTGGAAATTGATACTGAATTTTCCCTGAAGGTAACAAGGCAATACGTTGTTGACATATTTCTCGATAAACTTCTTTTATCAGATCCTCAAATAGATAAAACtctaatatcaatattcCTAGCAACTAATATTCCCAAGTATCCTCAATTTATCCGTGTCATGAACACCCAGCTTGAATGTATAGTCTCTGAATTATTAAGGCCAAATGTATCTGTCGAGTCCAGTCAGTTGGAGAATGGACTTGAAGCTTTATTACCCATTTACGAGCCCAAAGATGAGAATAAGTTCATCACTGAACTAAAAGAGAGAAACTTTTATGGTGCCATGTATCAATTTCACCATCGAAACAAGAATTTCGTTGAATTATTAAGGATGACACTAGACTACAGTGTAGTCTTTGAAACTTACGAAAATATAACATTGGGTTCGACGtttgaaataattatcaaaaatatcatgCATTTAGATTTAGATGCACAACTAGAAGTTGCTGACATAATAAGTTTCAATTTCACAAAAATTATGCATATTCTTAATCCTACTTCGACGGTTAAGTATATTCAGAAGATCGATCCTCAATTacatgaaaatattttgaagttaGAGGACGAAAGTGTAATGCAAGAGTATATGGAGGAGCTCTTCAAAAGTTATACCAATAGCAGTACAGCATTGAAAGATGCATATATTTCCTTATGTTGTAAATTTAAACCCCAAAGTGATCTAATACCATGGCTTACTTCACTGCAATTGGAAGGTGTTTCAATCGAGAAGCTGACCAGTAATCTTCAGAATACTAGCAACTACGAAGGTCTTTCTGTAATTTACTcgaaactgaaaaattatgaGTTGGTTGTTGATAATTTAGTCATGTGTATAAATGACTGGTTTTTGGCAGGcatagaagaagaaattaaattatctaCTTTCATTGACTCCGCAATAAGTGCAATTTATCTGGCTGTTGATGACGCAAGATTTAATTGTtggatgaaattaattACTTCACTATTTATGCAGTACCAACAGGGCAAAATACAACCAATATGTGACAAAATGTTACAGTATGTCTTTGTCAAGCTTGCCCTGTTTGGTGACTATGAAGCTGGCACCGACGgagataataatatgtatAAAGTTTTATCTGGTGTTTTGGAACACACcgatattattaaaatgaAGGTTGCTGATATAAAAGGGCTTTTCATTGATGTCTCTACCACTTATAATTTAGAGGAAATTATATCTGAACttattttaaaaattaCAGAAAATTCATCCGTAAACATTGTAAATGAATATCGGAGCTCCTTGGTTGAAGGCTGGTCTATCCACAATGATGAGTGCGAAGTTTGTGGGAAAAAGCTATGGGGCGTTGGCTTAAGCCCAATAGTTTTCAAGATTTGGGAACATAAGAGAAGGAAGGAAGAAATTCCTGATGTTGTGATAGAAAATGCTAAGCTTGTCATTTTTAAATGTAACCATGGCTTCCATACAAAATGTCTAGAAAATTTAGGTCAGAAAAATGGCAACTATGAATGCCTATTGTGTAATGAACAATGACTTGTATATAAcatatgtatataaataagGTTCAATATGTACTATTACagacttttttttgctttcaAACTAAAATTCTATACCACTGATGATTTACACAGTAGCCCTTGAAAGGCAGCTCATATAACATGTCCTTCTTCACGAGCCATTGACAAATTTCATCCAGTTCAATTTCAGAAATCATGTTATGAGAGAGCTGCTCCAAC is part of the Kazachstania africana CBS 2517 chromosome 1, complete genome genome and encodes:
- the VPS8 gene encoding CORVET complex membrane-binding subunit VPS8 (similar to Saccharomyces cerevisiae VPS8 (YAL002W); ancestral locus Anc_4.129), which produces MSSLLNYDKLLKWSNLNHMFTALAAYGGVSCIYPTNSYIVVGTTKGLILIFNYKEFLQYILMPQALNEDDHNLRSKVQLVSLSADGTHLAASYQSGDVFLWDLSMTTTTNGNRTTTGTAIEPINAILHITEHRDIQVNGLEFVGNRHTGLLVSDLDGNITFHNGYRSRLWYLDYTSKKILSIPSNEILLNCKSQLFIKNKDVDNGLTAVLTNTNFAIMQLAKNMAGNIVFQEKITYNSTSRLIPYNDISWYRKPRERIQTISFSINNQVNVIKFQLVNNRWLQLVSKKITYQLLEPIISMNWISDSLLSFFTISNRFLIMNPFQNFEIILSLDLSRSVSLSSNNIVFKLFSNKIFISSSFSFTLGSFQSWSSLILNHVQRGDYINALNLLNTFVTSNSDSRETIHHLATLLNLNPEIDKRKLQLLDPFHNLSLAALKYLLKEDTNNEDDMANLLALTIHIQSSWFPNDKESLLLFLDQQWESILTSNGSRKSVYLETVVELVSNETLKIIPPSIFKSVISHVIDNNEKYDPTKLNSLILHLDPNCWDVDYLCKLMRNLNLQNQMLLCYVWNIKFDDFVTPLVDLLKWIRDGNTSNTEIFHSEEEPDFVFDYIKYLLLGNYYPSNESLLPFSKQAKVKSQLCYIIFNGVCINWPYSTSNRFSATQGEQPSFPYFNLLLHFNAPKFLDVLTAILEDSFFSEEEEENDDYYGEHNSLEIDTEFSLKVTRQYVVDIFLDKLLLSDPQIDKTLISIFLATNIPKYPQFIRVMNTQLECIVSELLRPNVSVESSQLENGLEALLPIYEPKDENKFITELKERNFYGAMYQFHHRNKNFVELLRMTLDYSVVFETYENITLGSTFEIIIKNIMHLDLDAQLEVADIISFNFTKIMHILNPTSTVKYIQKIDPQLHENILKLEDESVMQEYMEELFKSYTNSSTALKDAYISLCCKFKPQSDLIPWLTSLQLEGVSIEKLTSNLQNTSNYEGLSVIYSKLKNYELVVDNLVMCINDWFLAGIEEEIKLSTFIDSAISAIYLAVDDARFNCWMKLITSLFMQYQQGKIQPICDKMLQYVFVKLALFGDYEAGTDGDNNMYKVLSGVLEHTDIIKMKVADIKGLFIDVSTTYNLEEIISELILKITENSSVNIVNEYRSSLVEGWSIHNDECEVCGKKLWGVGLSPIVFKIWEHKRRKEEIPDVVIENAKLVIFKCNHGFHTKCLENLGQKNGNYECLLCNEQ